In Mytilus trossulus isolate FHL-02 chromosome 6, PNRI_Mtr1.1.1.hap1, whole genome shotgun sequence, a single window of DNA contains:
- the LOC134721334 gene encoding carboxypeptidase N subunit 2-like, with product MIDPYIYALTILLVTSAILVTGCPTTCTCILREDGKEKVTCSSGGSLQTIISTLDSSTSYLEVISTTVNSLSPTDFSGITATSLTTLILRNCYISNIYDNTFELLPNIVNLNLTHNSISTISTNAFAGLSKLRSLDLSSNRISKLGEQLLPLVYLQKLDLGENLLTDLNSGVFRTLTHLQTLTLNGNKLENLHGDGLKGLGSLKQLNLRHCDLTAIPSDLFANSRIVQILDIGFNRIVLLPSSEVFVQKSPYLNTLIADGNYIESLNRDQFSNMRMAKLSLAKNRIQKIQYGVFDHFDVQDLDLSENVITSIHRNAFSQIALQLTKLNLAGNPLGIIPEGCLNSLYRLQHLNLSMCALNRLGIDEFGKLQRLETLDLSRNRIPYAPHPVLDSFNRMSQVNIEQNAWHCDCHILPFRRWLSTSNVGNMYCSSIYSLECRRPKCSSPPILAGQIIKLTDERDLKCEKVTESAPLKKSQVIGISVGCIICLIIIIAIIIICIRHSQGKISLSCNDSQISSTELGDKDRSTKPFHDPEVGSLDESDKSFVVRNFFHSMVPNPSAVSRGSPEMSRKELDVSHRSRSYSTLNSVGYNPFGRESAV from the coding sequence ATGATTGACCCTTACATCTATGCTCTCACAATATTGCTGGTTACAAGTGCAATTCTTGTTACTGGATGCcctactacatgtacatgtatattaagaGAGGATGGTAAAGAAAAGGTAACATGTAGTAGTGGTGGAAGTCTACAAACCATCATTTCAACTTTAGACTCATCAACAAGTTACCTTGAAGTTATTTCAACAACAGTTAATTCTCTATCTCCAACAGATTTCAGTGGGATAACTGCCACAAGCTTGACAACTCTCATCTTACGAAATTGCTATATTAGTAACATTTATGACAATACTTTTGAACTTCTTCCAAACATTGTAAATTTAAATCTGACCCATAACAGTATTAGTACAATTTCAACAAATGCATTTGCTGGATTGTCAAAGCTGCGATCGCTGGATTTGTCTTCCAATAGGATCTCTAAACTTGGAGAACAGTTACTTCCCTTggtttatttgcaaaaattaGATCTTGGTGAAAATTTACTCACAGACTTAAATTCAGGTGTATTCAGAACATTGACTCATTTGCAGACTTTAACACTTAATGGAAATAAGCTGGAAAATTTGCATGGAGATGGTCTAAAAGGACTTGGATCTTTAAAACAGTTGAATTTGAGGCATTGTGATTTGACAGCTATACCTAGTGATTTATTTGCAAATTCCAGAATCGTTCAAATTTTAGATATTGGATTCAATAGAATAGTTTTACTTCCATCATCAGAAGTCTTTGTCCAAAAGTCACCATATCTGAATACACTCATTGCTGATGGAAACTACATAGAATCGTTAAACAGAGACCAGTTTTCTAATATGCGCATGGCCAAGTTGAGtttagctaaaaatagaattcaaaaaatacaatatgGTGTATTTGATCACTTTGATGTTCAAGATTtagatttatctgaaaatgttATTACCAGTATTCACAGAAATGCTTTTAGTCAGATAGCTTTACAATTGACAAAACTGAATCTAGCTGGAAATCCTCTAGGAATTATTCCAGAGGGTTGTTTAAATAGCCTATACAGGCTGCAacatttgaatttatcaatGTGTGCATTGAACCGTTTAGGCATTGATGAATTTGGTAAACTACAGAGGCTAGAAACTCTGGACCTATCAAGGAATAGAATTCCATACGCTCCACACCCAGTTTTGGATTCTTTTAATCGCATGTCACAAGTGAACATAGAACAAAATGCTTGGCATTGTGATTGCCACATACTTCCATTTAGAAGATGGCTTTCAACATCAAATGTTGGAAATATGTATTGCAGTTCAATATATTCCCTTGAATGCAGACGTCCTAAATGTTCATCCCCTCCAATATTAGCAGGTCAAATTATAAAACTCACAGATGAAAGagatttaaaatgtgaaaaagtaACTGAAAGCGCACCGCTAAAAAAATCTCAAGTAATTGGAATATCTGTTGGGTGCATAATCTGTTTAATCATTATCATAGCTATCATTATAATATGTATACGCCATTCCCAAGGGAAGATAAGTCTGTCATGTAACGATTCTCAAATCAGTAGCACAGAACTTGGTGACAAAGACAGGTCAACAAAACCATTCCATGACCCAGAAGTAGGATCACTTGATGAGTCAGATAAAAGTTTTGTTGTCCgcaatttttttcattcaatggTCCCAAATCCTAGTGCCGTTTCTCGTGGTTCTCCTGAAATGTCACGTAAAGAACTTGATGTATCCCATAGATCCCGATCATATTCAACATTAAACAGTGTAGGTTATAATCCATTTGGGAGAGAATCTGCAGTGTAG